A DNA window from Abyssisolibacter fermentans contains the following coding sequences:
- a CDS encoding NAD(P)H-hydrate dehydratase has translation MIIGNGIDIIEIKRIKDILNKNKRFLKKIFNEEEIEIFKANGYSTQTISGYFAAKEAVSKVLGCGIGKIRWHDINISNDKLGKPIVSLNGKALLYANEINIKKIHLSITHNKNYAVASAVGEDKDIFELKSSNLEETGNLITCEFVKNKLKQRKSETHKGDYGKIGIIAGSMGFSGAAYLSSTAVLKSGAGLVYSLIPKTINNIMEVKTTEVITIPIDDNDKGFFTSASIESILNCIKDMDAIAIGPGIGVDEDKKDLIKTILKNYNKPIVLDADALNCIDDLEILKKRNYSTIITPHPGEMARLMKVTTEEIQNNRSKYAKQLSQKCNIITILKGYNTIVDNKGNEQYINTTGNPGMATAGSGDILTGIIAGLLGQGQSDIDASRIGVFIHGLAGDIAANEKGQYGITSIDILENVPYAIKYMISDCL, from the coding sequence ATGATCATAGGAAATGGGATAGATATAATAGAAATAAAAAGGATAAAAGATATACTAAATAAAAATAAAAGATTTTTAAAAAAAATATTTAATGAAGAAGAAATAGAAATATTTAAGGCTAATGGATACAGCACTCAAACAATATCGGGATACTTTGCTGCCAAAGAAGCTGTTAGTAAGGTTTTAGGTTGTGGTATAGGTAAAATAAGATGGCATGATATCAATATATCTAATGATAAACTTGGAAAGCCTATAGTTAGTTTAAATGGTAAAGCTTTACTATACGCAAATGAAATAAACATAAAGAAAATTCATTTGTCTATAACACATAATAAAAATTATGCTGTAGCGAGTGCAGTTGGAGAAGATAAAGACATATTTGAATTAAAAAGCTCAAATTTAGAAGAGACAGGTAATTTAATAACTTGTGAATTTGTGAAAAATAAACTTAAGCAAAGAAAGAGTGAAACCCACAAGGGAGATTACGGTAAAATAGGAATAATAGCTGGAAGTATGGGTTTCTCAGGTGCAGCCTATTTATCAAGTACAGCAGTGCTTAAAAGTGGCGCAGGTTTAGTATATTCGTTAATACCTAAGACTATAAATAATATTATGGAAGTTAAAACAACAGAAGTAATAACTATACCAATAGATGATAATGATAAGGGATTTTTCACCAGTGCTAGTATAGAAAGTATTTTAAATTGTATCAAAGATATGGATGCAATAGCAATTGGACCTGGTATAGGAGTTGATGAGGATAAAAAAGATTTAATTAAAACTATATTAAAAAATTATAATAAACCTATAGTATTAGATGCAGATGCTTTAAATTGTATTGATGATCTAGAAATATTAAAGAAGAGAAATTACAGTACAATAATTACTCCTCATCCTGGCGAAATGGCTAGATTGATGAAAGTTACCACTGAAGAAATACAAAACAATAGATCGAAATATGCAAAACAACTATCACAAAAATGTAATATAATCACTATACTTAAAGGTTATAATACAATAGTAGATAATAAAGGAAATGAGCAGTATATAAATACTACGGGTAATCCCGGTATGGCGACTGCTGGTAGTGGAGATATTTTAACAGGTATAATTGCTGGGTTGTTAGGTCAAGGACAAAGTGATATAGATGCTTCTAGGATTGGTGTATTTATTCATGGATTAGCTGGAGATATAGCTGCAAATGAAAAGGGGCAGTATGGAATTACATCAATTGATA
- a CDS encoding FeoA family protein, whose protein sequence is MNSEIKTNNIIAVSKLNKGDEAVVVEIKSEDDSVLRKLMAMGVLPGIKLKMLQRFPSFFFQVGYTKVAVDKEIASMIYVSF, encoded by the coding sequence TTGAATTCAGAAATAAAAACAAATAACATTATAGCTGTAAGTAAGCTTAATAAAGGCGATGAAGCAGTAGTTGTTGAAATAAAATCAGAAGATGATTCTGTTCTAAGAAAACTTATGGCAATGGGAGTTTTGCCAGGAATAAAACTCAAAATGCTACAAAGATTTCCTTCGTTTTTTTTTCAAGTGGGATATACAAAAGTTGCAGTAGATAAAGAAATTGCTTCAATGATTTATGTTAGTTTTTAA